A portion of the Camelina sativa cultivar DH55 unplaced genomic scaffold, Cs unpScaffold00669, whole genome shotgun sequence genome contains these proteins:
- the LOC104773845 gene encoding uncharacterized protein LOC104773845 has protein sequence MESQPQRSSDDDGHPMDRDSNSIPSSACNLCGRVVQSASDDDLEIFSLCVDCKFLLLEDFGTPALPPLARRQTPSSTRRRRRRRMMRRRSRSRHDSSESVGDLSTQQQFTHLISIARQSLSTVLASDDQRTSSHTTPTGSTRWPLFSESESDDFGNFGETDSNASFSLYRFSHGDNRDDAISFSAYGGGESDASTDRHPEIFVHPDDRSDIDVDTDIDPMHAGLNQWNSDEDDREWDEGADPSGVARTRYQNYLASPSESYSSMTRFDSPELERGFRQRIIERRQALSRNIFTGLEDMEFSPYAANVDDYLDERGFEELLEQLADADNSRRGAPPASLTCVRNLPKVVIGEEHVKKGLVCAICKELFTLGNETTQLPCLHLYHAHCIVPWLNARNSCPLCRYELPTDDKDYEEGRQNVLDVSEDSSSSDAGTDAGEEEYVESEPGVSRVSRGRWLFLAAAPVVGLVGVVLAMWLSNPQRRDIAVSHSQRGNRTRRWLPFF, from the coding sequence ATGGAATCACAACCTCAGAgatcttctgatgatgatggtcaCCCCATGGATAGGGATAGCAACTCCATCCCATCTTCGGCGTGTAATCTATGCGGAAGAGTTGTTCAATCTGCTTCCGATGATGATCTTGAAATCTTTAGCTTATGTGTAGACTGTAAGTTTTTGTTGCTTGAAGATTTCGGCACCCCTGCCCTTCCCCCCCTGGCCCGGAGGCAGACTCCTAGTAgtactagaagaagaagaaggaggaggatgatgagaagGAGAAGTAGAAGTAGGCACGACAGCTCTGAGTCTGTCGGTGATCTTTCCACCCAACAACAATTCACACACTTGATAAGCATCGCAAGACAAAGCCTTTCAACTGTTCTTGCTAGTGATGACCAGCGAACTAGCTCCCATACCACTCCTACCGGTTCGACAAGATGGCCACTTTTCTCAGAATCTGAAAGTGACGATTTTGGCAACTTTGGCGAAACCGATTCAAACGCTAGTTTTAGCCTCTACAGGTTCTCCCATGGTGATAATAGGGATGATGCCATTTCTTTTAGTGCTTACGGTGGTGGGGAGTCTGATGCTTCCACGGACAGGCATCCGGAAATCTTTGTTCACCCAGACGACAGGAGCGACATTGACGTTGACACTGATATAGACCCGATGCATGCTGGTCTTAACCAGTGGAACTCAGACGAAGACGACAGGGAATGGGACGAAGGAGCGGATCCATCTGGGGTTGCCCGAACACGGTATCAAAATTATTTGGCAAGTCCAAGTGAGAGCTACAGCTCCATGACTCGGTTTGATTCACCTGAATTGGAGAGAGGGTTTCGTCAAAGAATTATAGAGAGGAGGCAGGCGCTATCTCGCAACATCTTCACTGGTTTGGAGGATATGGAGTTCTCCCCTTATGCTGCAAATGTTGATGATTATCTTGATGAGAGGGGCTTTGAGGAACTGCTTGAGCAACTTGCCGACGCTGACAATTCCAGAAGAGGTGCACCACCTGCATCGCTGACTTGCGTCAGGAATCTTCCAAAGGTTGTCATTGGGGAGGAGCATGTAAAGAAGGGACTAGTCTGTGCTATCTGCAAAGAGCTTTTCACCCTCGGCAATGAAACCACGCAGCTTCCGTGTCTACATCTATACCATGCTCATTGTATCGTACCTTGGTTGAATGCCCGTAACTCTTGTCCGCTCTGCCGTTACGAGCTCCCAACAGATGATAAAGATTACGAGGAGGGAAGGCAGAATGTACTGGATGTGAGCGAGGATAGCTCCTCCTCTGATGCTGGCACAGACGCGGGAGAAGAGGAATATGTTGAGAGCGAGCCTGGTGTGAGCAGAGTTAGCAGAGGAAGATGGCTGTTCCTGGCTGCTGCACCAGTGGTGGGTCTGGTTGGCGTTGTGTTGGCAATGTGGCTAAGCAACCCACAGAGGAGGGATATAGCAGTCTCTCATAGCCAAAGGGGGAACAGAACCAGAAGATGGCTGCCGTTTTTCTGA